The following are encoded together in the Monodelphis domestica isolate mMonDom1 chromosome 5, mMonDom1.pri, whole genome shotgun sequence genome:
- the SNX10 gene encoding sorting nexin-10 isoform X2, with amino-acid sequence MTSLPFPLLFSPFLVCLFSILQTGIPDPSWKWTLTPMESPYAVQTILSNHAPTFSVPSCILILAEHCEGGGKSTGFLAGPVSTEDLVLMGHYICPSSNPERLNCNQSGHYFCAYWDCVTLASDEATYWTVNTDQFLKLKLVSNTGCTWDWFFHSPASKQARCTQLNLTVQRPKDDGWLLGRTWGVRRYESGYDQGGFFTIRKEPVPPPVAVEPNPIVNLNSPMTDDPPHPVSLHSPLTGTGPTDPPSLTFPGPSGPDHPTTSSP; translated from the coding sequence ATGACCTCCTTACCCTTCCCCCTcctgttttctcccttccttgtcTGCCTCTTTTCCATTTTGCAGACCGGGATCCCCGACCCTTCTTGGAAATGGACCCTGACGCCCATGGAGTCCCCATATGCGGTGCAAACCATACTGAGCAACCACGCCCCCACCTTCTCGGTGCCCAGCTGCATCCTGATCCTGGCTGAGCACTGTGAAGGAGGTGGAAAGAGCACGGGGTTCTTGGCAGGACCGGTCTCGACTGAGGACCTGGTCCTGATGGGTCACTATATATGTCCTAGTTCCAACCCTGAGAGGTTGAATTGCAATCAGTCAGGCCACTACTTCTGTGCTTACTGGGACTGTGTGACCCTCGCGAGCGATGAGGCCACTTATTGGACTGTGAATACTGACCAGTTCCTGAAACTAAAACTGGTCTCCAATACAGGGTGTACCTGggattggttctttcactcccctGCTTCTAAGCAAGCCCGCTGCACCCAGCTGAACCTGACTGTCCAACGCCCCAAAGATGATGGATGGCTCCTGGGGCGCACCTGGGGAGTCCGGAGATATGAGTCGGGATATGACCAGGGGGGTTTCTTTACCATCCGCAAAGAACCTGTCCCTCCCCCGGTAGCCGTAGAGCCCAATCCCATTGTCAACCTGAATTCCCCCATGACTGACGACCCCCCCCACCCCGTATCCCTCCACAGCCCCCTTACTGGCACTGGACCCACCGATCCTCCATCCCTGACCTTCCCTGGGCCCTCTGGCCCCGACCACCCCACTACAAGCAGCCCTTAA